One window of the Piliocolobus tephrosceles isolate RC106 chromosome 17, ASM277652v3, whole genome shotgun sequence genome contains the following:
- the LOC111553850 gene encoding LOW QUALITY PROTEIN: uncharacterized protein LOC111553850 (The sequence of the model RefSeq protein was modified relative to this genomic sequence to represent the inferred CDS: inserted 6 bases in 5 codons; deleted 1 base in 1 codon), producing the protein MLTRGRRGTHSRFLLTARFLLGSQESLHLPPSSVHEATDVPGKVLPEKSALMWPHLAMRAPQRPMREXRGFPGCGRRTGQAPPCRAHPPPPHPRTHPPLSLTPGPGSPRQTGPLCLAVAALDGLCAWQSRCGGGVGCRGRGRQPLGWVCWWSRLNPYPVESPGLFPTQSCGKLWDPKAVLILGXTSSHSSLGSPGTRPSIRLFRELXGCWAELHGRPRKMTKEGRAEPRQPLLGXGRGLLPRYGWHLLTSSGGLAGGLCGAQTWREGXADGWHWPEQAAQAREKGVSETGCLSRRPGVDEADEWL; encoded by the exons ATGCTGACCCGGGGACGCCGCGGAACTCACTCGAGATTCCTGCTCACAGCACGTTTCCTGCTCGGAAGCCAGGAGAGCCTCCACCTGCCACCCAGCTCTGTCCAC GAGGCCACGGACGTGCCTGGGAAGGTGCTGCCCGAGAAGTCTGCTCTGATGTGGCCGCACTTGGCCATGCGGGCTCCCCAGAGGCCCATGCGAG AGCGGGGGTTCCCAGGCTGTGGGCGCAGGACGGGCCAGGCACCACCCTGCAGGgcccaccccccgcccccgcaCCCTCGCACCCATCCTCCTCTCAGCCTGACCCCAGGGCCTGGGAGTCCCCGGCAGACCGGCCCTCTGTGCCTAGCAGTGGCCGCCCTTGATGGACTGTGCGCCTGGCAGAGCCGCTGTGGAGGAGGAGTTGGTTGTCGTGGTCGGGGGAGGCAGCCCTTGGGCTGGGTG TGTTGGTGGTCAAGGTTGAACCCATATCCGgtggaatctcctggtctgttcCCCACACAATCGTGCGGGAAGCTCTGGGACCCAAAGGCTGTTCTGATCTTGGG CACAAGTTCTCACAGCAGCCTGGGGTCACCAGGGACTAGACCCAGCATTAGGCTTTTTAGGGAGC CTGGCTGCTGGGCTGAGCTTCATGGCAGGCCCAGGAAGATGACCAAGGAAGGCAGAGCAGAGCCCCGTCAGCCACTCCTTG CTGGAAGAGGCTTGCTTCCTCGGTATGGATGGCATCTGTTAACAAGCAGTGGTGGTTTGGCCGGAGGCCTCTGTGGGGCACAGACATGGCGTGAAG TGGCAGACGGGTGGCATTGGCCTGAGCAGGCGGCGCAGGCGCGCGAGAAGGGTGTGTCTGAGACAGGATGTTTATCCCGAAGGCCAGGAGTGGACGAGGCGGACGAGTGGCTGTGA